The Pirellulimonas nuda genome includes a region encoding these proteins:
- a CDS encoding FdhF/YdeP family oxidoreductase: MRKVKTGGGWPAVWYTWRKAREVGGIRKLWKAMRARNACKTCALGMGGQKGGMVNEQGAFPEVCKKSLQAMAADMQGAVKPEFWGRFAAREMRAMSPRELEHSGRLVEPVLFTAESGRYAPLGWDEALDRVADTLASLPADETFWYFSGRSSNEAGFLLQLFARLLGTNNVNNCSYYCHQASGVGLTSATGSGTATITLEDLDTADLVFVIGGNPASNHPRLMRTLMQVRRRGGQVIVVNPLVETGLVNFSVPSDPWSLVFGSKIASQYVQPHIGGDLALLTGVAKRVVELGAQDEAFLAAHTSGWPELRASLEATPWEEITAKSGVPKEQLDQAAQAYAASKRAVFSWTMGITHHAHGVLNVQAIANLALVRGMVGRPGAGLMPIRGHSNVQGIGSMGVTPLLRQAVFDRLQSHLGVTLPTTPGLDTMACMDAAIAGRVRAGLCLGGNLYGSNPDAAYARRALENLDQITYLSTTLNTGHAHGLARETVILPVLARDEEPHPTTQESMFNYVRVSDGGPRRLAGPRSEVEVIADLAARVATRQAANKNLAAVDWPAMRDTGKVQAAIGKIVPGFESLADIAQTKQEFQIPGRTFHTPKFPTPDGRARLHPHTLPELKGQAPGELRVMTIRSEGQFNTVVYEDHDLYRGVDGRRVILIAPDDLRRLGYSAGDQVTVHGPAGKMDLVTAIEFQQLRPGNAAMYYPEANVLVGREVDPQSRTPAFKGVVVTLSRG; this comes from the coding sequence ATGCGCAAGGTCAAAACCGGCGGCGGCTGGCCCGCGGTGTGGTACACGTGGCGTAAGGCCCGCGAGGTAGGCGGCATCCGCAAGCTGTGGAAGGCGATGCGCGCCCGTAATGCGTGCAAGACCTGCGCCCTGGGGATGGGGGGCCAAAAGGGGGGAATGGTCAACGAGCAGGGCGCCTTCCCCGAGGTATGCAAGAAGTCGCTGCAAGCCATGGCCGCCGACATGCAGGGCGCGGTCAAGCCCGAGTTTTGGGGGCGGTTTGCGGCCCGCGAGATGCGCGCCATGTCGCCGCGCGAGCTGGAGCATTCGGGCCGGCTCGTCGAGCCGGTGCTATTCACTGCCGAGTCGGGGCGCTATGCGCCGCTGGGATGGGACGAGGCGCTCGATCGTGTAGCGGACACGCTCGCGTCGCTCCCCGCCGACGAGACCTTCTGGTACTTCAGCGGACGCAGCAGCAACGAGGCGGGCTTCTTGCTGCAGCTCTTCGCCCGGCTGCTGGGCACGAACAACGTGAACAACTGCAGCTACTACTGCCACCAAGCCAGCGGCGTGGGGCTCACCAGCGCTACCGGCTCCGGGACCGCCACGATCACGCTGGAAGACCTCGACACGGCCGACCTGGTGTTTGTGATCGGCGGCAACCCCGCGTCCAATCACCCGCGGCTGATGCGCACGCTGATGCAGGTCCGCCGCCGCGGCGGGCAGGTGATCGTCGTCAACCCGCTGGTCGAGACGGGGCTGGTCAACTTCAGCGTCCCCAGCGACCCCTGGAGCTTGGTGTTCGGCAGCAAGATCGCCAGCCAGTACGTCCAGCCCCACATCGGCGGCGACCTAGCGCTGCTGACCGGCGTCGCCAAACGCGTCGTCGAGCTCGGCGCCCAAGACGAAGCCTTCCTCGCCGCGCACACCAGCGGGTGGCCCGAGCTCCGCGCATCGCTAGAAGCGACCCCCTGGGAAGAAATCACCGCCAAGAGCGGCGTCCCCAAAGAACAACTCGACCAGGCCGCCCAGGCGTACGCTGCATCCAAACGCGCCGTCTTTAGCTGGACGATGGGCATCACCCACCACGCCCACGGCGTTCTCAACGTTCAGGCGATCGCCAACCTGGCGCTCGTACGCGGCATGGTCGGCCGCCCCGGCGCGGGGCTGATGCCCATCCGCGGGCACTCCAACGTGCAAGGGATCGGCTCGATGGGCGTCACGCCGCTGCTCCGGCAGGCGGTGTTCGACCGGCTCCAGTCGCACCTGGGGGTCACGCTCCCCACCACGCCGGGCCTCGATACGATGGCCTGCATGGACGCCGCCATCGCGGGCCGCGTCCGCGCCGGCCTCTGCCTAGGGGGCAACCTCTACGGCTCGAACCCCGACGCCGCGTACGCCCGCCGCGCGCTGGAAAACCTCGACCAGATCACCTACCTCAGCACCACCCTCAACACGGGCCACGCCCACGGCCTGGCCCGCGAGACAGTGATCCTCCCCGTGCTGGCCCGCGACGAAGAGCCCCACCCCACCACGCAGGAGTCGATGTTCAACTACGTCCGCGTCAGCGACGGCGGCCCACGCCGCCTCGCAGGCCCCCGTAGCGAGGTCGAAGTGATCGCCGACCTAGCCGCCCGCGTCGCCACACGCCAAGCCGCCAACAAGAACCTTGCCGCGGTCGACTGGCCCGCGATGCGCGACACAGGAAAAGTGCAAGCCGCCATCGGCAAGATCGTCCCCGGCTTCGAATCGCTGGCCGACATCGCCCAAACCAAACAAGAGTTCCAGATCCCCGGCCGCACCTTCCACACCCCCAAGTTCCCCACCCCCGACGGCCGCGCCCGCCTGCACCCCCACACGCTCCCCGAGCTCAAGGGCCAAGCCCCCGGCGAATTGCGCGTGATGACCATCCGCAGCGAGGGGCAGTTCAACACCGTCGTCTACGAAGACCACGACCTGTACCGCGGCGTCGACGGCCGCCGCGTGATCTTAATCGCGCCCGACGACCTGCGCCGCCTCGGCTACTCCGCCGGCGACCAGGTCACCGTCCACGGCCCCGCCGGCAAGATGGACCTGGTCACGGCCATCGAGTTCCAACAACTCCGCCCCGGCAACGCCGCGATGTACTACCCCGAAGCCAACGTGCTGGTAGGCCGCGAGGTCGACCCCCAAAGCCGAACCCCGGCGTTCAAGGGGGTGGTGGTGACTTTATCGCGGGGGTGA
- a CDS encoding dicarboxylate/amino acid:cation symporter: MSPSPIARWNAIPLYLRILIALALGLVAGMLLGERAAFLEIPSQVILQLLGALAPPLILVAVTHVLMTSEIKGRTAARLGGLLLLNTTVAIVIGLSVANLMRPGEGANLAGPAAEGAEQEGPDPFALLVANVPKSILGPLGDKQNIIGVIIIAVAFGIALRGLKEKPLTNVQEAVEIAYEALLVMLHWIIQLVPIGVFCIVANVIGVRGFAAFQSLGYFVVAVLIALVLQTVWYMVRIRLFSWPRPLYVLAGMRDALVMAFSTDSSTATMPVTYDCLVNKVGLREESASMGALVGANFNNDGTALYEAMAALFVAQGIGMNLTPLQQLMVVLTSIVASVGAAGIPEAGLVTMTLVFGAVGLPIEHIALLLTVDWFLDRCRTTINVLGDVNVSCLLDGRERESKTIHHRATEDTETEAEKGAADKRG; encoded by the coding sequence ATGAGCCCCTCTCCCATCGCCCGCTGGAACGCCATCCCGCTCTACCTGCGCATCCTCATCGCGCTGGCGCTGGGCCTCGTCGCGGGCATGCTGCTGGGAGAGCGCGCCGCCTTCCTCGAGATCCCTAGCCAGGTGATCCTGCAACTGCTCGGCGCGCTAGCGCCGCCGCTGATCCTGGTGGCGGTCACGCACGTGCTGATGACCTCCGAGATCAAAGGCCGCACCGCCGCACGCCTCGGCGGGCTGCTGCTGCTGAACACCACGGTCGCGATCGTCATCGGCCTGTCGGTCGCCAACCTGATGCGGCCCGGCGAGGGCGCCAACCTGGCCGGCCCCGCGGCCGAAGGCGCCGAACAAGAAGGCCCCGACCCCTTCGCGCTGCTGGTGGCCAACGTCCCCAAGAGCATCCTCGGCCCGCTGGGCGACAAGCAGAACATCATCGGCGTGATCATCATCGCCGTGGCGTTCGGCATCGCCCTCCGCGGGCTCAAGGAGAAGCCGCTCACCAACGTGCAGGAGGCGGTGGAGATCGCCTACGAGGCGCTGCTGGTGATGCTGCACTGGATCATCCAGCTCGTGCCCATCGGCGTGTTCTGTATCGTGGCCAACGTGATCGGCGTCCGCGGGTTCGCGGCCTTCCAGTCGCTGGGCTACTTCGTGGTGGCGGTGCTTATTGCGCTAGTGCTGCAAACCGTGTGGTACATGGTGCGCATCCGCTTGTTTAGCTGGCCGCGGCCGCTGTACGTGCTGGCGGGCATGCGGGACGCGCTGGTGATGGCCTTCAGCACCGACAGCAGCACCGCCACGATGCCGGTCACCTACGACTGCCTGGTGAACAAGGTCGGCCTCCGCGAAGAATCGGCCAGCATGGGCGCCCTAGTGGGCGCCAATTTCAACAACGACGGCACCGCGCTGTACGAGGCGATGGCCGCGCTGTTCGTCGCGCAAGGCATCGGCATGAACCTCACGCCGCTCCAGCAGTTGATGGTAGTGCTCACGTCGATCGTCGCCTCGGTCGGCGCCGCCGGCATCCCCGAGGCGGGCCTGGTGACCATGACCCTGGTCTTCGGCGCCGTGGGCCTCCCCATCGAGCACATCGCCCTGCTGCTCACGGTAGACTGGTTCCTCGACCGCTGCCGCACCACCATCAACGTGCTGGGAGACGTGAACGTGAGCTGCCTGCTGGACGGCCGGGAGCGAGAGTCCAAGACGATTCACCACAGAGCCACCGAGGACACAGAGACGGAAGCAGAGAAGGGAGCCGCCGATAAGCGCGGATGA
- a CDS encoding cation diffusion facilitator family transporter: MAHNHSHHQTTVNYGRVFAIGIGLNLAYVAVEAGFGFWNGSLALLSDAGHNLSDVVGLLLAWGGHALSRFTPTTRHTYGWGGSTILAALFNALILLAAVGAIVLEAVQRLITPAPVGGPTIAVVALVGVVVNTVTALLFVAGSKHDLNLRGALLHMAADAAVSLGVVIAGLAIWYTGAQWIDPVTSLLVAAVVFFATWGLLKESVNLSIQAVPQGIDPVEVARFLAQVDGVASIHDLHIWAMSTTQNALTVHLVTPDLERTDPFLHQLKHDLHDRFGIDHMTVQIEHGVGPGCDQAEACL; this comes from the coding sequence ATGGCCCACAACCACTCGCACCACCAAACCACCGTCAACTACGGACGGGTGTTCGCCATCGGCATTGGGCTGAACCTGGCGTACGTGGCCGTGGAGGCGGGGTTTGGCTTCTGGAACGGGTCGCTGGCCCTGCTGTCAGACGCCGGGCACAACCTCAGCGACGTGGTCGGCCTGCTGCTGGCGTGGGGGGGGCACGCCCTCTCCCGCTTCACCCCCACCACCCGCCACACCTACGGCTGGGGGGGCTCCACCATCCTGGCCGCGCTGTTTAACGCGCTGATCCTGCTGGCAGCCGTGGGCGCCATCGTGCTCGAGGCCGTTCAGCGGCTCATCACGCCCGCGCCGGTCGGCGGGCCCACCATCGCCGTGGTGGCCCTGGTGGGGGTGGTCGTCAACACCGTCACCGCGTTGCTGTTTGTCGCCGGCAGCAAGCACGACCTCAACCTCCGCGGCGCCCTGCTGCACATGGCGGCCGACGCCGCGGTGTCGCTGGGCGTCGTGATCGCCGGGCTGGCCATCTGGTACACCGGCGCCCAATGGATCGACCCCGTCACCAGCCTGCTGGTGGCCGCGGTGGTGTTCTTTGCTACCTGGGGGCTGCTGAAGGAATCGGTCAACCTGTCGATCCAGGCCGTCCCGCAGGGGATCGACCCGGTCGAGGTCGCCCGTTTCCTTGCTCAGGTCGACGGCGTCGCGTCGATCCACGACCTGCACATCTGGGCCATGAGCACCACCCAGAACGCCCTGACCGTCCACCTGGTGACCCCCGACCTGGAGCGGACCGACCCCTTCCTCCACCAGCTCAAGCACGACCTGCACGACCGCTTCGGCATCGACCACATGACGGTGCAAATCGAGCACGGCGTCGGCCCGGGGTGCGACCAAGCCGAAGCCTGCCTGTGA
- a CDS encoding tetratricopeptide repeat protein — protein MDELLCKRTLASSLLSLAIAAASVASADDGVVYVGDLTAAQASSPKLPTLGAQSRQGGARPTLFAQPSAGAAGRPQPSGVPTQQPQQAAEAKPKGLFARLGWFGSEPAAPQQPVQISPRVDPRVQPAQYTRNERSPAVQTRRGDQRTGLLSGLFSDDSDKAPSMPKQQQRQMPPSISKQQLAHEPLAQQSSAGRPSASLAESTGRPAGLPMPMPTGRPAANASADSGIVFASDSPKPIAVAQPAAEPEAVFITDTPAPVAQRAAQPASQPEAKPAIAAADLLPKRLSPPSYLDNTPATTVKVVSPTQPAPTASSPQQPKPLVMAQPAATPTAPTGTPTAGAINNAFVLSPPQATLSEQTPPAHVAVAAAPQAGPVVKPADEMPAPREFNRPAIVLPNPVAVQAPVQQQPSDRAADLLTEANAVAQRAVNEAELTEVVQRCRHVLAIDHSEVAVKYSNELAAWALNKRGELRADAGQGDLAMNDFEDALRMDTAGWRPLHNRGVLLAQQGAYAEAFEAFNRTISLNNNFAKAFSNRAALYVQAGDLGAALRDFQRAIEIDPDLAVAHKGRGRVCHMLGKMDEALQHLDAAMMLTPGDAQVASSRADLLMDMGRYAQAIEGYRQSIALDQTLPTPYRNLAWLEATCPDPAHRNGAEAVAHAQRAIELSAEVDDISLDTLAAAQAAAGDYEGAVQTLGQAIVIAPAADAEGYSQRLALYKSGQCFTTEPVAPVKTASYLR, from the coding sequence ATGGACGAACTTCTCTGCAAGCGGACCCTCGCCTCCTCGCTGCTCTCGCTGGCCATCGCCGCGGCCTCGGTCGCCTCGGCCGACGACGGGGTGGTGTACGTGGGCGACCTCACCGCCGCCCAGGCCAGCAGCCCCAAGCTGCCGACCCTCGGCGCCCAGAGCCGCCAGGGGGGGGCCCGTCCCACGTTGTTCGCCCAGCCATCGGCCGGCGCGGCCGGGCGGCCGCAGCCGAGCGGGGTTCCGACGCAGCAGCCGCAGCAGGCGGCCGAGGCCAAGCCCAAGGGGCTGTTCGCCCGGCTGGGGTGGTTCGGCAGCGAGCCAGCAGCGCCGCAGCAGCCCGTGCAGATCAGCCCGCGGGTCGACCCGCGGGTGCAGCCCGCCCAGTACACCCGCAACGAACGCTCGCCCGCCGTGCAGACGCGCCGCGGCGACCAGCGGACGGGCCTATTGAGCGGGTTGTTCTCCGACGATTCCGACAAGGCGCCGTCGATGCCCAAGCAGCAGCAGCGGCAGATGCCGCCTTCGATCAGCAAGCAGCAGCTCGCCCACGAGCCGCTGGCGCAGCAGTCGTCTGCGGGACGCCCCTCGGCTTCGCTGGCCGAATCGACCGGTCGCCCCGCGGGGCTGCCGATGCCGATGCCCACCGGCCGACCGGCCGCGAACGCGTCGGCCGACAGCGGCATCGTGTTCGCTTCGGACAGCCCGAAGCCTATCGCGGTTGCTCAGCCGGCCGCAGAGCCCGAGGCGGTGTTCATCACCGACACGCCGGCGCCGGTCGCCCAACGCGCCGCCCAGCCGGCCAGCCAGCCGGAGGCCAAGCCGGCCATCGCCGCGGCGGACCTGCTGCCCAAGCGGCTCTCGCCTCCTAGCTACCTCGACAACACGCCGGCCACTACGGTGAAGGTGGTCTCTCCGACCCAGCCGGCGCCAACCGCCAGCTCGCCGCAGCAGCCCAAGCCGCTGGTGATGGCCCAACCGGCCGCGACGCCCACCGCGCCTACCGGCACGCCGACCGCCGGGGCGATCAACAACGCCTTCGTGCTCAGCCCGCCGCAGGCGACGCTGTCAGAACAGACCCCCCCGGCCCACGTGGCCGTGGCGGCCGCGCCCCAGGCCGGCCCGGTTGTGAAGCCGGCCGACGAGATGCCGGCGCCGCGTGAGTTCAACCGCCCGGCGATCGTGCTCCCCAACCCGGTGGCCGTTCAGGCCCCCGTGCAGCAGCAACCCAGCGACCGCGCCGCGGACCTGCTGACCGAAGCAAACGCCGTGGCCCAGCGTGCGGTGAACGAGGCGGAGCTGACCGAGGTGGTGCAGCGTTGCCGCCACGTGCTGGCGATCGACCACTCCGAGGTCGCGGTGAAGTACAGCAACGAGCTGGCCGCCTGGGCCCTGAACAAGCGGGGCGAGCTGCGGGCCGACGCCGGCCAGGGCGACCTGGCGATGAACGACTTTGAAGACGCTCTGCGGATGGACACGGCCGGGTGGCGGCCGCTGCACAACCGCGGGGTGCTGCTGGCCCAGCAGGGCGCCTACGCCGAGGCGTTCGAGGCCTTCAACCGCACGATCAGCCTCAACAATAACTTCGCCAAGGCGTTCAGCAACCGGGCCGCGTTGTACGTGCAGGCCGGCGACCTTGGCGCCGCGCTGCGTGACTTCCAGCGGGCGATCGAGATCGACCCCGACCTGGCCGTCGCCCACAAGGGGCGCGGACGCGTCTGCCACATGCTGGGGAAGATGGACGAGGCCCTGCAGCACCTCGACGCCGCGATGATGCTCACGCCCGGCGACGCCCAGGTAGCCAGCAGCCGCGCCGACCTGCTGATGGACATGGGGCGCTACGCCCAAGCGATCGAGGGGTACCGCCAGTCGATCGCGCTCGACCAGACGCTGCCCACCCCGTACCGCAACCTGGCGTGGCTCGAGGCGACCTGCCCCGACCCCGCGCACCGCAACGGCGCCGAGGCCGTGGCCCACGCTCAGCGGGCCATCGAGCTGTCGGCCGAAGTAGACGACATCAGCCTCGACACGCTGGCCGCCGCTCAGGCCGCGGCGGGCGACTACGAGGGCGCCGTCCAGACGCTGGGCCAAGCGATCGTGATCGCCCCGGCGGCCGACGCGGAGGGCTACTCCCAGCGGCTGGCCCTCTACAAGTCGGGCCAGTGCTTCACCACCGAACCGGTGGCGCCGGTCAAGACCGCGTCGTACCTGCGGTAG